The proteins below come from a single Cyanobacteriota bacterium genomic window:
- the rsfS gene encoding ribosome silencing factor, whose protein sequence is MSQLPHANSTPDSDRSNRQNLAAACEDSGLQLALTIAKAADDRKATDIVILRVTDVSYLADYFVLATGLSNVQVRAISRSIEEAVELELQRYPQRIEGLSEGKWILQDYGDVIAHIFMPREREFYNLEAFWGHAERLDIKL, encoded by the coding sequence ATGTCTCAATTGCCCCATGCTAACTCTACTCCTGACTCTGATCGTTCCAATCGTCAAAACCTCGCAGCAGCATGTGAAGATTCAGGGTTGCAGTTAGCGCTGACGATCGCCAAAGCAGCCGATGATCGCAAGGCTACTGACATTGTGATTCTGCGGGTAACAGACGTTTCATACCTTGCAGACTATTTTGTGCTAGCAACTGGGTTATCGAACGTTCAGGTTCGAGCCATTTCGCGGTCGATCGAAGAAGCTGTAGAACTAGAGTTGCAGCGCTATCCCCAACGTATAGAGGGCTTATCAGAAGGCAAGTGGATTCTTCAGGACTACGGTGATGTCATTGCTCACATTTTCATGCCTAGGGAGCGGGAATTCTATAACCTAGAAGCCTTTTGGGGCCATGCAGAACGTCTTGATATTAAGCTTTAG